The Coffea arabica cultivar ET-39 chromosome 2c, Coffea Arabica ET-39 HiFi, whole genome shotgun sequence genome includes the window TAGCTCTGTCATATGCTCAAAATTTTAAAGTTTGAGGTCAAATTTAAATTCTCCTATCAAAACAACATGATGGTATGGATGGCTAATTTAATGTTCTCTCATATTAGAACTTGCAAACCTGCATGCGTATCAATGCAGACCTTAAATCGAACAAGCCATACACACAGTGATTGTGGAATtgatgtgaaaattttccacCAAATCGATATGCATACCCCGGTGTTTAAAATCCTTAAAATGAAGTAGGTGAGTCCACATTACTCACTTTATTACTCACTTTCTAACATGTATTCGAGCTCGCGAGTCTAACTAGCTTAAAATAAtgttttgagctcgagctcgagctcgattttGACTCGaccagctcgagctcgactcgaggtCGATGGAGTTAAAGAATAGTTGATGTTTGAAATAAGTTTAATGGAATTGCAACTGCACCAGCTGCTTTTCCCTCTTTACTCTTAAGTTTAATTTTTGTACTGAAACCTACTCGTTATGACAATGTTtaatttttgcttaataataccAAAAGTCTTACCATTCTCTCTTTTAGCAATTCCAATTCACACCTAACTTAGACAACCTTTTATTATATTTcccacaaaaagaaagaaagaaagaaagaaaaatcatccCCCACAACATCTTAACTTTGAACTCCTACTGGTCAATTTCACAAAactgaatctttttttttttttttgggtataacATCAACAATCTACTCTACTTCTATTATGCTACGGGGTGAATTTTTTTACGAAAAAAAGTACCATACTTCCCCTTAATAATGCATCAGGAGGCGGGATTTAAAACTCCGATCTGGTGCATGAAAAAGCTCTTAGAGGCTGCCATGCCATTAGATGAATACCCAATGGTTTCCAATCCCGAATCTTTCTGCAGTAGCTTTAGCTTGCAATTAGGCATTGAACTGCATAAAATTATATGTTTAAGCAGCAGCCAGCCAGATGATCAGAGAGGACCTTCTTTTAAGACGGCTGTGCTACTGACTATCGTACTTGTGCATCTATGGGACTCAGAGGGGGAAAACAACCGCACAATCCCCAGTACCAGTACTGTCGCTTTTATGTAAGctagttgcagcatcatcaagcGCACAATTTCACCTGCACTTGGACATTTTCTATTGCTGTCCGACCCTAGAGGACTATAACTTAACATGCCCTAACCTTGAGGCCCTCCATTAATTGTTGCTTTCAATGAGACTGCTGCTACTGCTATTCTTTGCTCTGAAATTGCAGACAAGATGATGCATCAGCGAGTGTAATAAAGAGTTAATTTCTACATTAAATATAATCTAGCAAAGTCAATTCGCGTGAGGTAGACATAATTAAAAGATTTTACAGATACGTCGGTCCATTTTGGTGTAATACGTGTGCTtcgaaataattactgtaatatttgaaataattactgtaatattttctgtAACGTGATGtacgtgaaataaaaaaataattaaaaaaatgtaaaattaggATTTATGATGAAAAATTCAATAAGCTTAATTGCGTGTATATCTTGCTTAAAATATGATCgaatattttaaaaacacacATTTTTCGTCCTTCTTTTCAGAGAGCTTGGATATGTGATTGAAGATTAATTGATTTTGCCTATTATTGTCTTATAAATATGTAGAAGGTTTCAAGACCTCATTGTACGTCACTTAATATAAAATGCAAAACGTGCTTTTCAGCTGTTATacgtataataataataataataataaaaaaagattaaaataaaaACCCACAAACACAACATATAGTATAGGTTAGGTAAAGCAGCCGTATTGGAGGAGGAAATGCCTTTTtaaccaaccaaaaaaaataaaataaaaagaccCCCATTATTCCATTCTAAATTCCACAAACAAAAGCAGAAGTGAGTTGCTGAACTCGTATTTCTGTCCCGAAGCTTTttctctcctcctcctctcttaattcttcttcttcttcttctttttttttgcttccgtaattatttatttatttttgatgtGGTGATTTAACGCTTTTACTTATTGTCGGATGACTTGCTCTTGTATAACAATTGTGAAAAGCCAAAAATTTTTGTTGACTTTTTTATGTGCTAGCTTTGTGTCTTAAaagcaaaaattagaaaaagccTGAGAATATGCGTTAAGACTCGagaatcaaaaattgaaatgaaaacattTTAAAACGGCTTTCCTGTCATTAATttggatttgaattgaacaATGAAAGGAATACCTTGAAAATGTAGACATAGAAGATAtaataaattcatttttgaGTTAGTGCAAATGAGTAAGCAAAGTCACTAAGAGGGCACAAACAAGAATCACTTTTGATATAGCCTTGTTTGGATTACTTGTTTCCGTTGgaaaatattatcatttttcgtgatcacatcTCCCTGTTACCTTTTTCCCTCgcatatatcaaatcattacagtaatttttccatgaaaaatgacaaaaaatgcaatccaaacacaaaagCTTGCATTTCCCCACACTTTAGgacaaaaaaattattcataccACATAGGATAGATTTTATGTAGTAGAAGATGAAGCATGTTTCTAGATGGATCACAGAAAACTGCCACCCTCCCTCCTCCAAGCTCAGCCCAAAGCAACCTCTTTTTCCCTGCATTTATTTTAGaccaaggaaaaggaaaaaaggagaaaggaaaagaaacaccAATTGAAAGCTCTGTCTGATGAGCAAGACAGAGCATTATATGCTTTTTGATTGTGGCCAAAATCCCATGTTTTTTCCTTCACCACGATAAAAATCTCTCAATTAAAAACCTCttccttttattttatctttGTGGGAGAAGAATGGCAGTACCAAGTACCAACTAGTAGTGGTATATTAGTTAGTAGTAGCAGTATTCTAACAAAGCCCTGTTCATATTAAAAAAGCGCCCTTCTCCTCCCCTTCATTCTTCTCTTGCCTGTCGTTTCTTCCTGGCATCGAGAGAACGTCAAGCTAAAGAAACCCCCCCAATCCCAAAAGctaaaaaacataaaagaaaaaagaaaaaaaaaagggggtggAAGGAAACCACCCCTCCAAGTTCCAATTCATCCATCCCCCACCTGTCactctcttcttcctcttctttttcttaGTTCTTAGCCTCTCCGTCTTTGTAACATGCGCCTTATTTATTAGTAGTAGTAGTTTTAAGTCACCTAATAATCCCATACCCAAAAGCCAATTTTTCCCCCCTTCCCATCAAGCAACAATAACCCTGTTTCAACAATCCATTTTTATAAATTATGTCCGTTTCCTTGGACATTTTCTCTGCTAAATCTTGCGGATTCTGAGCAATCTGGGAAAGGCCCTTTTGTTCACTGTTTCAGTGAAGAAGGGGTTTTTGTAATAAAGGTATGATGTTTTTCTATTTGAGATATGAATTTTGACGTTGAAGATCTACTTTCTGTTTGTGTTGCTATTGATTTCTGTCAGCCGTCGGGCGTGTTTGATGTTTGATTGATGGCTATATCTGgtcttttttgtgtttttttaatGGGTTTTTACCTAACATTTGAGTTTTATAAATCTCTCCTCTGATGGTTCATTTAAGGCTTGATGTGCCAATGTTTGCAATTGGTTATTGTCCAagtaaaaaccaaaaaaaaaaagaaggaaaagaatggtttttgttcttcatttttcctacTCTCGATTTACTCCAATACCTTGATGCATACATTTCCCTTGGTTAGAAATGCCatatttttatgcattttctgtAAAAGCCTTTTGTGGTAAGAGCTAGCTTATTTGCATTTTGCTTTGAATGGCAGTCCAATGTTCTTTGTATACAGAATGAAGGTCTCGAATGCATAAAAGGGTATGTTGATGCTTATTTGGCTAGTctcgtatatatatatatttttttagtttCCGCTTCTCCTCCTGGTcattgatttcttttttttgaattctgaagctttaatttttttaattcaattcTACTTTGAGATTTACAGGTACTATCTTTCGAATGGTATGAATTGCTGAAGGTTATTCTTTAACAGAATTGTCAAGGGCTTTATTTCTTCTTGGTAACTGATCTCACAAGTCATGTATTCATCGTTGTTCAAAGATATAGTTTTGAACATTCCTTTTGGAAACATAAATGGGACAGCAGAATGTACACAACTTCAATAATATTGAAAATCAAGCACCCCAGTAGCATGATAAGATTAGAATGGTTATGTTACGTGCAGATGTATAAAAATTCTTGCTTTTCCCCCATTTCTTTCATGTTCAATTTCTGCTGGTAATATTGTCTGATTATATGcattttttagtttgttttttttttcctcggttactataatttatatttaGATTAATCAGCTTTCTTCTGATGTTTCCTAAAGATTCTGTTTGATGAGATGGATAGGAAATTTTGTACCTCTAGTCTGATATGATTTATCTGTTTTAAATCCAGGTTTGGGCAACTCTTCATGGAAGGGGAAACATCATGGGTCAGTCACGGCCTCAACAACGTCCACCGAGGATTCGAGTTTGATGCATTTTTTGAGGTCGCTGATGAAGGCAATAGGGAAGCAGCTTCTGTTTCTCTGGACCTGATACTCCCCGATGATCTGTTAGAACGAATATTGTCCTACCTACCAATTGCTAGCATTTTCAGGGCAGGGTCCGTTTGTAGAAGGTGGCACGAGATTGTAAGTTCAAGAAGGTTTATATGGAACTTGTCACACGTCCTGACACAAAAGCCTTGGTATTTCATGTTTACAAGCTCTGATGAACCTGTTGGGTATGCTTTTGATCCTATTCTTCGCAAGTGGTATGGCATTGAACTCCCATACATTGAGACATCCAATTGGTTTATTGCTTCATCATGTGGCTTGGTTTGCTTCATGGACAACGACAGTAGAAGTCAGTTATATGTTTGCAACCCTATTATGAAGGAATGCAAGAAGCTTTTAGAGCCCCCAGGGCTGAAATTCTCTGATTATAGTGCACTGGCTATTTCTGTAAACCGGGTTTCTCACAATTACAGTGTTTCGATTGTCAAATCCAAACAAGTGCCGGGAAACTTCTTCCAGTGGGATCTCTCAGTCCACATCTATGATTCAGAGACAATGATGTGGGCTACCCCATTGACAGAGGTTTTGACTGGTTGGAGAGGTGGTGATGAGAGTATAATATGTGATGGGATTCTGTACTTCTTGATATACTCTACTGGGGGTGGTGCTTCTGAAAGTCGTCATGGCTTAGTCACCTATAACCTCTGTAGCCGATCGTCTCATGGTTTGTTAATGAGGAGTTTCATCCCAGCTCCATGTTCTCTTACGTGTGGACGCCTCATGAACATTAAGGAAAAGTTGATAATGGTGGGTGGAATCGGGAAACAAGATCGATCTGATATTATTAAAGGGATTGGAATTTGGGCTCTCGAGGGAAAGGGTTGGCATGAAATTGCGCGTATGCCACACAAGTTCTTTCAAGGTTTTGGTGAGTTTGATGATGTTTTTGCCAGCAGTGGTACGGATGACCTCATATATATCCAGAGTTATGGAGCCCCTGCTCTTCTTGTCTTTGATGTGAACCAGAAACAATGGAGATGGGCACAGAAATGCCCTGTGACAAAAAGGTTTCCGCTCCAGCTCTTTACTGGTTTTTGTTTTGAACCAAGGCTTGAAATTGTGCCCTGATTTTGTTATCCTGATAGGAATTGCCTAGCTTCAAGGGCAATCTTTTGTTCATGTGCCATTTATATTGGTTTTCCCtactttttttgtttcaatCTTTGGGCATTTCTCTAAATTCTGCAGATCTCTGTATGCAGAAAGGTTTATAGATGCACGAGCGAGAGAGGCTGTTCACTGAAATGGAATTGTCCTTATTCTTTATCCTGCTAGTTAGTACAGTCATAATACTTCTGTTTTCACTGAGTTATGCCTCAATCATCACTGCCTTTTGCATCTGGTCACTGGAACAGAACATGTTTTACATCTTTGATCCTGTTAGGGATTATTGGTTAAAAGACTACTTAAGCATGAAAATTGGTCTCTGCAAGTTGCACCACTCTTTGTATGCAGCGCTCTATATTTATTAGCTTTAGGATGAGTAGCCTTCTGCTTAAAGATTTCCTTTCTCTGGCTTAATAGCTTTGATAGTACCTCACTTTTTGTGgtttccaaaaaaattgttGGGAGTCAGTCGTTGGATTGAAGTACAGTGGTTTTCGACACAACCATATGTGGTCGTGTACATCATGTATGTGTATCCCTTTAGGAACTGTAAATTTGTTACTGATCCAAGTCGAAGGTCCCAGGTTTAACTACTGGTTGTGTAATGTATCTTTAGTCTGAGATCACTCAACTCCAGATGAATGAGTCTGACCGATTCCGCAATTGGGCTAGATGTctctttcaattttcttcaggGTAAGGCGTGGGATGATATATTTCCTGTTCGCTTTCTTGATTTAGCAACCCTTGCTGTCATTGAATACCAAAATGTGGATTACGGTTGCTGTTCTCTTTCCCTAGACAGGGATATGCTTTTGTAAATTAGGACCTGGAGTCAAAAGTTAGAGGATGGGGTTCGAtgcccgggggggggggggggggggggggggggaagacaTGCTAATGCTAATGCTAATGCTAATCCCTTTTCTTTGAAAAGCATGTGTCCCTTTTCTTTGAAGAGTGGCTTGGTTTGGACCGCAGCTATAATTAAACTGAGATTGTTTTATATGCCAGCACACATTCCACATAGAGAATTGAATGGACTGAGTTGTTGCCGTAGCTTTACGCCAAGATTGCATTAGTTCCCATTGGATGGTCAGGTTCATGGGCTGTACGTCTTTAATGCCTACACTGGCTTTGTTAATTGCAGTAATGCAGACTCAGTAGCCTGAGTTCCCCACTTTAATGTCTTATTTGCTACACCAGATGAACACGGATTTAATTACActactctctttttttctttttttttttggcagttCCGGGATTACCTTATTAGACccaaatgataataataagagtaataaaataatgaaaatgaGACAAGACAGAAAGAGAGGGCATTGTAGATAAAAACCATTAGTTTCACTTTGAAACTGCTTCATGAATAGAATAGATTCCTGTCACATGTTG containing:
- the LOC113728153 gene encoding F-box/kelch-repeat protein At3g61590-like — encoded protein: MEGETSWVSHGLNNVHRGFEFDAFFEVADEGNREAASVSLDLILPDDLLERILSYLPIASIFRAGSVCRRWHEIVSSRRFIWNLSHVLTQKPWYFMFTSSDEPVGYAFDPILRKWYGIELPYIETSNWFIASSCGLVCFMDNDSRSQLYVCNPIMKECKKLLEPPGLKFSDYSALAISVNRVSHNYSVSIVKSKQVPGNFFQWDLSVHIYDSETMMWATPLTEVLTGWRGGDESIICDGILYFLIYSTGGGASESRHGLVTYNLCSRSSHGLLMRSFIPAPCSLTCGRLMNIKEKLIMVGGIGKQDRSDIIKGIGIWALEGKGWHEIARMPHKFFQGFGEFDDVFASSGTDDLIYIQSYGAPALLVFDVNQKQWRWAQKCPVTKRFPLQLFTGFCFEPRLEIVP